A region of the Bacteroidales bacterium genome:
TTGCTCGAACCCAAGGAATTTCAAAATGCTGAGGTTCACACTTGGGTGAAAACGCAAACCGCCTTTGTAGGGTCCGATTGCATTGTTGAACTGGACTCTGTATCCAAGGTTAACATGTGTTTTTCCACTGTCATCTACCCAGGGAACTTTAAAAGCCAATACCCGGTCGGGCTCTACTAATCTTTCTATAAGATTGGCAGTTTCAAACTGAGGATTCTGATTGTAAATTTCCTCGATTGATTCCAATACCTCGCGAACTGCCTGCAGGTACTCAATTTCTCCGGGATGTTTTTTTTCCAGGTTTGCAATGATTTTTTCCAGGTCCATGGTTAAAATGTTTTAGAAAGTTTATTAAATGTGAACAGTGTAACAATGTTAACAAAATAACAATGCAAAATTACAATTTAAAGAATCATACCCAAGTATTTGATAAAAATTATTTTTGCAGCGCTGGTTCACAACATATCAAAGAGTGTAATATTTAAGCGGGCAAACAATCTCAGGGATCAAAAACTTCAATGTGAATATCATCAACAAAAAGATGCTCCTTGCCTGGGTTCCAAATATAGATTTTTAAGATGTCACGCGTAGATCTGAGCTCATTTACGGGAACAGTTAGAAAAACGGGGCTCCACTCATTTGGGACGGCGTAATTTGAAACCGAAGAAGCAACCCATGAATAAACAGGGGCATCCCATTGTTCAAGTGAGAAAACGATGAGCGCCTTGCTGCTTTCGAGCGGTGAATTGACCATTGCGCGGATTTTAACGGTACAGCCTTCTGTCATATTGATATCACCGGCTGGAACTTCAAAGGTTGGCCCGTATTCAATTTCAGGGTTCATAAGAATGCTATATTTACCCCGATAAACTTTGGAAGTATCAAGAGCTGAAACTGGTGCCCGCCAAAGGTCATCAGAATTAAAATTGCTTTGAATGCTGAATACAGGTTCAGGTTTGTCAATCGCAAAATCAGGGCTTTTCGAAAACAGTGTTATTGCCGATAGACCTTCATAATCTATATGATAGACTACAAACGGGTAATAAAACTCAATAAGGTCATGTGTTTCGTATGGAACCATTTTGGTCCAGGCATACACAAAATAGTTTGTTTGTGAGGAGGACAAAATGTTTTTCAGTTCAAAAATATCACGTCCTCCCCTGTTGTCATATTGCTTGAATTCAGGATTAGCATCGAAATGTTTCAGATAATATTCAATATAAAAAGAATTGTTAACACTTATTGCCCGTGTTATAGCAGCTTCACCATACTGCTTATCCCATTCCACGATGCGGGCAGCTACATCTTTAAACTCTCCGAAATGCTGTGTGCTGTAATACTTGTTGTGAATTACTGTCGAACCTAAAATAGCAAGTGCGAGCAAAGACAGCATCGCGAGCCTCTTAAAATCGAGGTTCCAGAAAGGAAATGAGAAAAGGAAAAACAACAGAAATGGAAACGAAAATATAACTACTGAATGCTGAAGCACCGGGTTCGCAAAGCGGGAGTAAAAGAAACCTGTGGCAATTGGAACAATAAACCAGATAATTGCAAGGAGCCTTAGGGTCCAATTCTTTTTGCTAAGCTTTTGGCTGCTTAAAAAGCCTGATAATGAAATGAAAGCTACCATCACCATCACCCAGACAGAATTGTTAAAAAGATAAGCAATGTGTTCCAGCAACCAGTCGTTTTCAGGCTTTCCGAGCCAGAGCCCTACGCCGCCAATGCTCAAATGGTTCAGGGTAATGTAAATATGCGGGGTAAAAAGTAATGCCGCAGCCAGGCCTGCACCAAGATAATAAAATCTGTTTTCCTTTCGAAGCAGGAAAAGTCCGCTGCAACCCATAACAAATGCTGTAAGAAAGCTGAAATAATGATTGTACATCATCGCTGCAGTGGCTACCGTATAGGCGATAGTATCAAAATATTTACGGTTTGACCCGGCATCAAAGTGAAAAATGACGCGTGTCCAGAAGTAGCCAGTCAGCATAGATAAGAACAGACCCGAACCGTATGGCCTTGCAATCTGGCTGTATAGGATCGGGAATTGAAGTAATGCAAGACAAACAGCCACAAACAAAGCACTGGTTTTTCCGAACCATAAACGGGCAGTTAAATAGCCAAACCAAACAGCAAGCACGCCCATCACCACAAAAGGAAAACGAAGGCTGGCTTCGCTGTCGCCAAACAGTTTCACCCAGTAATAAAGAAACACCTGTATTCCTCCGGGGTGACCATCAACATAAAAGCCTTTGTCAACCAAATCCTTGAAAGTGTCAAACTGAATCCTGACCAGGGCGCTCAGCTCATCATTTGAAAGTGAAAAATCTGCATAATGAATGAAGCGCAACACAGCAGCAGTGGCAATTATTGTGAGAATCAGCCAGAGATGAATTTTATATTGGTCTTTTTGTTCCATAGGCGCAAAAATATGGCTTTCCTGCTTAGAACCTGAGAGGTTTAACAATTCAAAGCCCGGTTTTTAGAGTTGTTGAAGCCGTTATGTTAAAGTTAGTTACCCTGAATATTTCATCCCTGGCTGAATTCCAGAAATACAGACGTAAAAAGTCATCTTCCAGCAGGCAGGAATCAACCGCTATTTCAAAAGCAAGCTTCTTCCACCTGTCTTTAAGCGTGAGCGAGTTAATATACTCGGCTTTATATTTTACCAGGCTGGAATCGCTGTAATGCGCTGCTACAAGCGAGACTTCCGGAAACCAGGAATCGCTCATAACTTCCGCTTCAATTATTAAGCTGAAAGGTTCGCAACCGGTAACTTCACTCAAAGAAATTTGCGAAGGCCCATAAAAGGGTGCATTTTTATCAAGCAAAACAGTATCGGTCAAGTGAGAAAGCAATTTCGCGGTTTGCACATCCGTCCGAACTTTTAATGGCAGGATTTGTCTGTCGTTCAGTGTTATAAATTCAATACAAAGGCTGTCAATAAACCACGTGCTGACTGGAGATTTATCCCAAAAATAAGTTAAGATTTCCTGATCCTCATCACTATAAAACGGCAATTCAGTTGTTAACTCAATTTGATTCCATTCTCCCGGGATCATAGACTCAAAAGCAATTTCACCGTAAAACAATGTCCGTTCTCCGGCAGTAATTGTGCTTACAAGCACTGCATCATGAATTTCCGTAAGTGTGAAAACTGAAGCCCTGACACGCATTGCCCGGTTGGGACCAGAAAAAAGGCTATCAACTGCTTGTCTGAATCCGGCGCCAAAAGGCTGCGATTGATTGATCATCGCAGATATTTTGGAATCATTTTCATGCATCCTGCCCAATTGTGGTAAAACGAATTCTTCGCTGCAATTTTCCATATTGCAGCAAAGTGTCGCTATTGATTGAATCGAATTTAGCGGCTGTTCGATCCATCCAAGATTAGCTTCTGGCAGCACTTCAACAAACATAGCCTTTGCTGCGCCGGTTCCAATGTTCAATGCAACTGGTGAAAATAGCGAAACCCTCACAGAATCGTTTTTGTCAAATACAAGCGGAAGGAACACAGCAATTTCAACCTGGTTTAATTTATCGCATTGCAAATTCCTCTCAATCCTGGAAATGTAATCGCTAACTTTTTCTCCACGCCTGTAAAAATCCATGCGGAGGCTCAGGCCGGCATCATGGCAACTCCAGACATCCAGGATGGTTTTAATAATCGTTTCATCACCAAATCCAAGATTTCCATAGGTTGCGGTAAACAAATGAGCGATGGAATTAGGTTCAAGCCGCTGTGTCGTAAGTTTGATATCATGAGATATGTCGTTACCGGCGACAGAATCTTTTTCAGGGAAGTTGAAAACAGTGGTGGTTTTTATGATCTTCCCGGGTATCATCACCGCCGTTTGTGGTGTGATCCTGAAGAAGTTGTTAACATAGCTTTGACATGTTACCGGTCCGGCAGGATACACCCAATGAACATGCTGATAAAACTGAAACAGGTTCAAAACAACCAGCAAGCCAATAATAATTTTCAAGGCAAACTGATAAATCCGGTTCTCAGATAAAGAGAATCCCATGAGCAAGGCTATTGCAAGCAATCCGTAAAAATCAATAAAAACCCTTTGCCCAAACTGTGATGTATAATGCCATACCCACCAACTGGATACCACATAGGTAATGGCAAGAAATGCAAACATAAAAGAAACAGCCCGAAAGATATTCGTCCTGGCCATTTGCAC
Encoded here:
- a CDS encoding glycosyltransferase family 39 protein: MEQKDQYKIHLWLILTIIATAAVLRFIHYADFSLSNDELSALVRIQFDTFKDLVDKGFYVDGHPGGIQVFLYYWVKLFGDSEASLRFPFVVMGVLAVWFGYLTARLWFGKTSALFVAVCLALLQFPILYSQIARPYGSGLFLSMLTGYFWTRVIFHFDAGSNRKYFDTIAYTVATAAMMYNHYFSFLTAFVMGCSGLFLLRKENRFYYLGAGLAAALLFTPHIYITLNHLSIGGVGLWLGKPENDWLLEHIAYLFNNSVWVMVMVAFISLSGFLSSQKLSKKNWTLRLLAIIWFIVPIATGFFYSRFANPVLQHSVVIFSFPFLLFFLFSFPFWNLDFKRLAMLSLLALAILGSTVIHNKYYSTQHFGEFKDVAARIVEWDKQYGEAAITRAISVNNSFYIEYYLKHFDANPEFKQYDNRGGRDIFELKNILSSSQTNYFVYAWTKMVPYETHDLIEFYYPFVVYHIDYEGLSAITLFSKSPDFAIDKPEPVFSIQSNFNSDDLWRAPVSALDTSKVYRGKYSILMNPEIEYGPTFEVPAGDINMTEGCTVKIRAMVNSPLESSKALIVFSLEQWDAPVYSWVASSVSNYAVPNEWSPVFLTVPVNELRSTRDILKIYIWNPGKEHLFVDDIHIEVFDP